TGAAGATGGAACTTAAGAGTTGTGATTTATCGGTCATAATGCAAAAATGAAGGTTAGTTAAAAATAGTGATTTTTTTCTTATTTATTTCATGCTGTTTTCCGATGATTAGGTTTTTCTGAAAAAGACATTTTTAAGCAAGTTTTGTATTTTTTGATTTTTTTTTTTTTTCGAAAAAACAGCACTGAAAAATGGTCGTGAATTAGCAGAAATTCAACTAAATCCTTATAAAATTTGCAAAATCAATATTAAAAGTCAAAATGACAATAACTGACCAAAATCCTTTATTTGCTGAATATTTCGTTTTATTTTGTTGATAAAAAAGAGATTTATTGAAAAAAAATTTTACTAAAACGTTTTTGTAAGTTTTGCTTACATATATTTGTGATGTACTAAAATATTCAACAATAAATTTTTTACTAGATGAAAAAGATTACAATTAGAGATATTGCTAAACAGGCAGAAGTTTCTATTTCTACTGTGTCTTTTGTTATCAATGGAAAAGGCGAAAAAATGGCTATTAGTCCGTCCGTGATTAAAAAAGTTCAGGATGTAGCACAAAAACTGCAGTATAAACCAAGCATGATTGCTAGCAGTTTACGAACTGGGAAAACAAGATCAATCGGACTTATTGTAGAAGATATATCCAATCAGTTTTTTGCTGATTTGGCAAGAGTGATCGAAGACGAAGCAAAAAATATTAATTATAGAGTTTTTTATTGCAGCACAGGAGACGATAACAATCGTTCGGAAGAATTGGTGCAGAGTCTTTTACAGGCAAATGTTGAAGGCTTCATTATTACACCGACTCGAAATCTGGAAAAAACAATCGGCCAACTTTTAAAATTGCAGAAACCAGTTGTGCTAATCGACAGATATTTTGCCAATCAAAAAGTAAGTCATGTGGTAATGGACAATTACGAAGGATCTTACTCAGCCACTAAATTTTTGATTGATAAAGGAAGAAAGAATATTGCTGTTGTAAATAACGAGTCTGGAATGATTCAGATGAAATTGCGAGAAAAAGGATATGTAGAGGCGTTAAAAGAAGAAGGAATTTATAACGAAAATTATACGCTTCATTTAGATTATCATGCAACCGAACAAAGCAGAGTAGAAGCCATTATAAATTTCTTTGAAAAAAATAAGGATATAGATGCCGTTCTTTTTTTAGCAAATTACCTCGGACTTGCGGGATTACAAGCTTTTAGGTATTTAAAATATAAAATTCCAGAGGATATTTCGGTTATCAGTTTTGATGATCATGACAGTTTCAAACTGCATACGCCCACCATATCTGTAATTGCTCAGCCAATAGAAGATATAGCGGTCAAGTCCATACAATTGCTAATGAGTCAAATGACAAACTTTGAAGACTATAAAATTGAAAAAATTCTCAAAAAAGGCTCTTTAATAATAAGAGAATCAGTTTAAAAATTTTTTAACCATTTCACTAAAACGATTTAGTAAAAACCAAAAACAGCAAGACTTGCAAAGGTTTCTTGTTGTCATAATTGAAAGTAGAGTACCAATTTTATTAATTATTTAAAACAAACACGTAACAACAAAACACAAACGAAATCAAAACCAATAACCAAACAAAAAAGCTTATGAGACGAATATTAGCAGTGTTAGGAGTGATATTGCTTAGCAGTTTAAGTGCTGCCGCGCAAAATCGATTAATAACCGGCATAGTTACAGATGCAGAAAACAAGGGAGTTGTTGCTGCATCAATCGAAGTTCAAGGAAAACCATTTAGTGCTGTTACAGATGCTGAAGGGCGATTTAAAATGAATGTTCCAGAAGGTAAAGTAATCCTTAATGTTTCTTCTATAGGGTTTCAGTCAAAACAAGTTGTATTACAGGAGAAAGAAACAAGAGTTGCTGTTACACTTGCTGAAAATACTCAGGAATTAAAGGATGTTGTGGTAACTTCATTTGGAGTTAAAAAACAAAAGAAAAGTTTAGGTTACGCTGTTGGAGAACTAAAAGGCGATGATCTGACAAAAAATAAAGAAATCAATTTAGGAAATGCTTTGCAAGGTAAAATTGCCGGTGTAAACGTTTCGGCTCCAGTTACAGGGCCATCAGGTTCAAGCCGAGTTGTTATTCGTGGTGCGACTTCTGCATCAGGACTGAACCAGCCGTTGTATGTGGTAGACGGAATTCCGATTGACAATACACAGCAAGGAAATGCAGGAATGTGGGGTGGAGCTGATAAAGGAGATGGTATGTCTTCTTTTAATCCTGACGATATTGCTTCGCTATCTGTGCTTAAAGGTAGTGCCGCTTCTGCTCTTTACGGGTACAGAGGATCAAATGGTGTTATCTTAATTACAACTAAAAAAGGTAAAAACGGAACAGGAATAGGAGTAGATTTTAGCACCAATTCTTCTTTTAACACACCTGCAAGTCTTTTAAAATGGCAAGATCAATATGGTGCTGGTGCTCCAAATGCGAGTGGTGTGCCGACTAGATTTACCAATTTACAAGAACTTAGAGATTCGTACTATTTTGCGTGGGGAGATAAATATGACGGAACCCCTTCTTTATCTCTTGATGGAAAAACAAGACCGTACCAAGCTTATGGAAAAGATAATGTGGAGAATTTCTACAGAACGGGATATTCTTTCAGTAATACTTTAGCGATCTCTGGTGGAAATGAATCAACAAACTTTAGGTTATCTTTTGGAAATACAAAAGATGAATCTATTTTGCCAGAAACTACTTTTGGTAGAAACAACGTGGCTTTGAGTTTAAATTCGGCTCCAAATAAAAGAATCAGTATAGAAAGTAATGCGCAGTATATTTCTGAGAAAAGCCATAACCGTCCATACTTAAATGATTCACCAAGAAACCCATCTTTCCCAACAACATTCATGACTCCGGGAACAGATATTAGATGGTTAAGCAATCCTTATGATGCGAACGGTGGAGAAGAAGACTTTTTAGGAGCAAACGTATACCATACAAATCCTTATTTTGCTACCAAATCTCCTTTAAACGACGATCTTAGAAAACGTTTTATAGGTTCTGCAAAAGTAAATTATAACATTACAGATAAAATTTATGCTAAAGCTGTTATTGGTATTGATGATATTAATTATGAATATACTGAAATTGAACCTACTGGAATAAATTATAGCCCAGGTGGATCGATCGAAAACAGAATTGAAACGCGTTCTGAAGTAAATGCTTCTGGTTTTTTAGGCTACAAAGGAGATATTGCTAAAGACCTTTCATTGGATGCTTTTATTGGGGCAAACCGCCAGCATAATAGATACAGCGGTATTAAAATGAAAGGAAATAACTTCATTGTTCCGTTTAAATATTTCTACGGAAATACACAGCCAGATAAAACTGAAAAATTATTTTCTGAAAGTGAAGTAAACTCTCTTTTCTATTCAGCAGATTTGGGATACAAAGACTATTTGTTTCTTAGTTTAACAGGCCGCGAAGATTGGTTCTCCACTTTAGATCCGTCAAATAACAGCACTTTTTATCCTTCGGTAAGTTCAAGTTTTATTTACTCAGAAGTTATCGGTCTTCCTGAATGGATTTCTTATGGTAAAATTAGAGCGGGTTGGGGTAACGTTGGAGGAGCATTGCCAGAAGCTTATGCTTTAGCATTGACTTATACAACTCCAGACGGACAGACAGATTCTTTAGGACAGCCAATTTTGGGGGTAAATGGAGAAACAATTCCAAACAGAACTTTAAAACCATACAATGTAAGTACAATTGAGTTTGGTTTTGAGAACACGTTTTTCAACAACAGGGTAAGTACAGATTTGACTTTCTACAGCAAAAAAACAACGAATGATATTACAGATGCCGATGTTTCTCAAGCTTCAGGATATAGAACTACAAAAATCAATGTTGGAGAAATCTTAAACAAAGGGGTGGAGTTTGCTATTAATGTAAAAGCAGTTAAGACCGAAAATTTCTCTTGGAACGTAGGTTATAATTTTGCTTACAACGATAGCGAAGTTTTAAATCTTTCTGATAAAATTACAACAAAAACATTAGAAGGAAACAGAGACGGAAGAGCTAATGTAGTTTTAGAAAAGGGACAGCCTTTTGGAGTTATTAAAGCGTACGATTATTTAAGAGATACAAATGGCAACATTGTATTAGATACAAATGGAAAATTCTTAAGAGGAAATTTAATCATTGCGGGACAAGGTGTTGCGCCAACATCTATGGGACTTTCAAATGATTTTTCATATAAAAATTTCACTCTTTCTGTTTTTGTTGATGCTAAATTTGGAGGAGAAATCTATTCAGCTACAAATCAGTTAGGAACACGTTATGGATTATCTGAAATTACACTTCCTGGTCGTGAAACTGGAGTTGCAGTAAGCGGAACAGATGTTAACGGAAATCCTGTAAACACTACAGTTTCGGCATACGATTACTGGAGAAGCTATAGTGATGTAACATCAAATTTTGTTTACGATGCTGATTTTGTTAAGCTTAGAGCAATTTCATTTGCTTATAATTTCCCAAAAGAATATTTAAAAAGAACACCATTCCAGTCTGTTAGTTTAGCATTTTCTGCTCATAATTTATGGACTATTTATGACAAAGTTCCAAACATCGATCCTGAGTCAAATTACTCAAACAGTAATGCGCAAGGTATGGAAAGAGCTTCTATGCCTTTGACAAGAAACTATGGTTTTGCACTTAATGTCAAATTCTAATTCTAAAAAAGATGAAAAATAGATATATCAAAATATTTTGTATCGCAATAGTTGGTGTTTTGACATTAGCTTCATGCGATAAAGGATTCGAAGAAATGAATAAGAATCCAAACGCTTTAACAGATCCGGCTGTAAAATCAATGTTTACACTTGCAGAGATTTATGTAGACGGACAAGATTTCTCTAACACAAGAGGAAACAATTTATACGCAGCACAAATTGTACAGCAATTTTCTTCACTTGGAGGGCCAGGTTCAAAATACACGTATTCTTCGGAGTATTCGGCTGCCCTTTTTGGTGAAACTTACGGAAAAGGATTAAATCAGATTTTCCAATTGTTATCTGTAGTGGAGAACACGCCAGAGAATTCAAATATGATTCAGGCCTGCAGAATTATGAAAGTATTTTTGTTTCAAAAACTAACAGATACTTACGGTGAAGTTCCTTATTTTGAAGCAGGAAAAGGATACAATGGAAACGTTTTTTCTCCGAAATATGATACACAAGAAGCTATTTACAACGATCTTTTAAAAGAATTAGACGAGGCTGGAACGGCATTAGATGCTGGAAAACCTTTTGTTGGAAATGCCGATTTGTATTACCAAAGTGATGTTGCAAGATGGAAGAAATTGGCAAACTCTTTAATGTTAAGAGTAGCAATGCGTTTGTCTAAAGTAAATCCCGCAAAAGCAAAAGAATTTGTAGAAAAAGCGTATGCTAAAGGTGTTTTTACATCAAATGATGACAGTTTGGTTTTAAAACATGATGCAGGTCCTGCGGGAGTTAAAACAAACCCTATTACTTCTTCATGGGTTAGAAATGATTTGAATGGAGGAGAATCGAACATTAAATTCAGTAAAACTTTCATCGATTTATTGAAAAATACAAACGATCCTCGTTTAAGAATTTATGCAAAACTAGAAGCTACAGGAGATAATAATCCTGCAAGTCAGCAAGGTTTGGCAAATGATGCTAAAGAATTTCCGGGAGGAGATAAAAAGCTTTTCTCAGATCCAAATACTTCTACAGTATTGCGTTTAGATGCTCCAACATTAATTATGTCTTATGCTGAGGTTCAGTTTTTATTGGCAGAAGCAGCAGTAAAAGGCTGGAACGTTGGCGGATCGGCTCAAACGTATTATGAAAACGGAGTAAGAGCGGCTATGAATATCTTAATCATTTTTGGAGATAAGGTACCGGCAGTTTCACCAGCAGAATACAATACTTACATTACAACATATCCTTTTAAAGCTTCAGGAACAGAAGCAGAAAAAATCGAGCAGATTATTACTCAAAAATGGATTGTATTATTATTCAACGGTTTTGAAGCATTCTCAGAATACAGAAGAACGGGTTATCCAGTTTTAGTTCCTGTGAATGATCCAACGGGAGATACAAAAGGAACAATCCCGAGAAGATTAATTTATGATCAGTCAGAACTTATCACAAACGAGGCTAATTATAAAGAAGCAATTCAACGTCAAGGTTTAGATTTAATGACCACAAGAATCTGGTGGGATAAATAATTTTTAAAGTGGTTGGTTAGTTAAGATAAGTCGGGTAATGAGCATACCCGGCTTATTTTTAAAATCATATAATGGATTGATTTAAAAAATAAGCAATTTGAAAAGTTACTTTAAAGATTCAAATACCTTTTTTTCGCAGCAAACGGAGAGTGATTCTGCTGAAAAAGATGGATTTACTTTCTGCATTTTAAATATTTCAAAAAGCCGATATTTAAAAATTTGTTCCATTTTTTGAATTTAAAACGACTCATATCAAAACCAAAATAAAGCAAAAGGCAGTGGTAAAGAAGATATTTCTAGTTGTATTTTAGAGTTACTAACAAAAAATAAATTCTAAAGAGAAGGAATAAACTTGGTCATTTCTTTCCTTCTCTAAACTGCCAAATTAGTTACCTTTTTACTAATTTTAGAAGGTATTAATATAGAATTCCATAAAATGAATTATCAAAAAAAACTTCATTGTGTCATGTGCCTATTTTGGATAGGTTTTACATCAATTGCCTTTGCACAGCAGATTGATTTAAAAAACAATTGGAAATACCGTGAAGAGAAAACGCAAAAATGGTATTCGGCGACTGTTCCGGGAGAAATTCATACAGATTTGCTAAACAGTAAATTGATACCAGATCCGTTTTACCGAGATAATGAAGAAAAACTGCAATGGATAGAACGCAAAAACTGGGAATATAAAACCACTTTTCAGGTTACAGCAAATATGCTGAAAAAGAAAAACACAGATTTAGTTTTTGACGGATTAGATACTTATGCATCTGTTTATGTAAACAATCAGCTGGTTTTAAAAGCGGATAATATGTTTCGTCAATGGCGTGTTGAGGTCAAAAAAGTTTTGAAATCAGGAAATAATGATTTGAGAATCGTATTTCAATCGGCACAAAATGTGGTTGATTCGTTGGCTAAAAAAGATTATCCATTTGTAATTCCAGACAATCCACGTGCTTATGTACGTAAAGCACAATACCATTTTGGCTGGGATTGGGGACCAAAATTTACAACTTGCGGAATCTGGAAAATGCCAAGATTGGAATCTTATGATGAAAAAAATCCTGAGAAACCTTATGTTTTAAATCGAAAGATTGAATTAATACAAGAGCCAGATAGTTTGGGGAGATCTTTCTATTTTAAAATTGATGGAAAGCCAGTTTATATGAAAGGAGCCAATTATATTCCATCTGATGCTTTTCTTTCTAGAGTAAATAAAAAAGAATATGAAAAAATAGTTTTATCTGCCAAAGAAGCCAATATGAACATGCTTCGCGTTTGGGGCGGAGGCATTTATGAAGACGATTATTTCTACGATTTATGTGATAAATACGGAATAAATGTCTGGCAGGATTTTATGTTCGCTGGTACAATGGTTCCTGGAGATGATGCTTTTTTTGATAATGTAAAAAAAGAAGTTCAGTATCAGGTAAAGCGATTGCGCCATCATCCAAGCATCGTTTTATGGTGTGGAAACAACGAATCTGATGAAGCCTTTAAAAATTGGGGCTGGATGAAAAGTTTTAAAATTTCAAAACAAGATTCCATCCGTTTATGGAAAGACTATACACGTTTATTTCATGACAGTATTCCGAAATGGGTAAAAGAAGTCGATGGTAAACGTCCGTATTTAAGTTCGTCGCCTTTACATCATTGGTCAAAAGCAAAAAGTGTAACCGAAGGAGACAGCCACTATTGGGGAATTTGGTGGGGATTAGAGGATATTGAAGCCGTTCAGAAAAAAACAGGACGTTTTGTGAGCGAATACGGAATGCTGTCTTTACCGAATTATGCTTCAATTGAAAGTTTTACTTCTCCAGAAGACCGTCATTTATATTCAGATATACTAAAAGTACATTTAAAAGCGGGCAAAGGTTTTGAAAAATTAGATTCCTATCTCGGTAAATATTTTATCGATGCTTCTAAAATAAAAAAGATGAACTTGGAAGATTATGCCTATTTGAGTCAGTGTCTGCATTATTATTCAATCAAAAATATTGTTGGAATTCATCGTTCGAAAGCGCCTTACAATATGGGAACTTTAGTTTGGCAGTTAAATGATTGTTGGCCTGTAGCAAGCTGGAGTATTACTGATTATAATAACCGACAGCCAAAAGCAGCCTGGTATGCTATTAAGGAAGCGTACAGAGATGACATAAAACCAGAAACTGATTTTACACATCCGAAAGATCTGCAACTGGAAGATCCAAAAATCAGCTGGGAAATAAAAGGAAATAACATAATCATAAAAGCTCAGAAAATGGCAAAATACGTTTGCATCTCGATGAAAGGGTATAACGGAAAATGGAGCGATAATTATTTTGATTTAAAAGCAAGAGAAGAAAAAATAATTTCGTTTGAAGGGAAAATAGCAAAACCGGAGATTAAAATTTATTCTTTGTTTGAGGTTTTGGAAAGATATAAATAGAGGTTCAAAGGCTCAGAGATATAAAAGGACGTTTCGTAGAGACGCACTGCATTGCGTCTAATACAAAGAATTAAAAGATAAAATATGAAAATACTATTAAGCGGTTTCTTGGCATTAAATTTATTTTTTGCTAATCCGGCAATTTCACAGCAAAAAAAAGGAAAACAAACCGATATAAATTATACACAATATGTAGATCCGCTTATTGGTTCGGCGGGTCATGGTCACGTATTTGTAGGTGCAAATGTTCCTTTTGGAGCGGTGCAGTTAGGTCCAGTAAATATTTTTGAAGGATGGGATTGGTGCAGCGGTTATAACTACGCCAGCAATACCATTTTGGGTTTCACACACACGCATTTAAGCGGAACTGGAATTGGAGATTTAAATGATATTTTGGTGCTTCCTATCAGCGGAAAAGTTGGTTTGACAAAAGGGACAAAAGAAGATATGGTAAACGGTTACGGCTCTTATTTCTCTCATAAAAACGAAGTGACTAAACCAGGATATTACAGCGTTTTATTGGATAAATATAAAGTCAAGGCCGAATTAACAGCCAGCGAAAGAGTTGGTTTTCATAAATATACTTTCGAAAACACACACGATTCACATATTTTAATTGATCTTGCTGACGGAATTGGCTGGGACAGACCCGAAAAAACTTTCATTAAAAAAATAAGCGAAACCAAAATTGAAGGATATCGCTATTCTACAGGCTGGGCTTCAGATCAGCGTATTTATTTTGCAATGGAATTTTCTGAGCCAATCACCAATATGATGGTTTATGACAGTACAGCTGTGATGAAAGGAACAGATGGAGAAGGCTTAAAAATAAAAGCGGTTTTAGATTTTAAAACTTTAAAAAACAAACAGATTCTGGTAAAAGTCGGAATTTCTCCAGTAAGTGCCGAAAATGCATCTGCCAATATAAAAGCGGAAATTCCTGATTGGGATTTTGAAGCTGTCGTAAAATTGGCAGATTCAAAATGGAACAAGGAACTTAATAAAGTTCAGATTAAAGCTGATGAAAAAACAATGAAGGTTTTTTACACTTCATTATACCATACCATGTTTGCCCCTTCTATTTTTAACGATGCCAACGGAGATTATAGAGGAACAGACAAAAAAGTGTATGAAAAAGCCAATTTTACCAACTACACGACTTTTTCGCTTTGGGATACTTACCGTGGACTGCATCCATTATACACCATTACACAACCTGAAAAGATCAATGATATTGTAAAGTCGTTTTTAGCGATTTATCAGCAGCAGGGCAGATTGCCAGTCTGGCATTTAATGGGCAACGAAACCAATACAATGAATGGAAATCATTCTATTGCCGTTATCGTCGATGCTTATTTAAAAGGATATCGAGATTATGATGTCAATTTAGCGTACGACGCCATTAAAAAAACGGCAATGCAAACGCGTGACGGAATGGATTATGTTCAGAGATTAGAATATATTCCAGCGGATAAAATGCTGGAATCTGTTGGAAATGCTTTAGAATATGCTATCGATGATTATTGTATTGCTTTGATGGCAAAAGCTTTAAACAAAGCAGACGATTATAATTATTTTACCAAAAGAGCCAATTTATACAAACTGTATTTTGATAAAGAAACCACTTTTATGCGCGGTAAATTGACCAATGGAAATTGGAGGACACCGTTTAATCCGCTTTCTTCAGCACATCGAAAAGACGATTACGTTGAAGGAAATGCGTGGCAGTACACTTGGTTGGTTCCGCAAGATCCGTACGGTTTAATTGATTTATTTGGCAGTGAAGATAAATTTATTGCAAAACTAGATTCACTTTTTTTAATAACTGATAAAGTAGAAGGAGAAGATGTTTCGCCAGATATCAGCGGTTTAATAGGTCAATATGCTCATGGAAACGAACCAAATCATCATATTCCCTATTTGTACGCTTATGCCGGACAGCCTTGGAAAACAGCGAAATTAATTCGAGAAATCGATGATAAATTCTACTCAACAAAACCAGACGGATTATGCGGGAACGAAGATTTAGGGCAAATGTCGGCTTGGTATATTTTATCTTCTATGGGATTCTATTCGGTTAATCCTGCAAACGGAATTTATGTTCTAGGAAGTCCGTTAGTAAACAGTGCTGAAATTCATCATAAAAAAGGCATTTCATTTACGATAAATGCGGTTAATAACAGCGCATCAAATATTTATATTCAAAAAGCAGAATATAACGGAAAACCATATACAAAATCATATATCACACAAGAGATGATCGTAAAAGGAGGAGAATTGAAATTATACATGGGAAGTAAACCGTCATCAACTTTTGGGATTAAAAAAGAAGATAGGCCTCAATAATTTAAGATTTCTGATTTAAGATTTTTCGGCAACCCTCCTGCGAGATTTTTAAAACCTTGTAGGTATTTAGACAAAGATTAAAAGCTTAAAGCTTATGGCTTAAAGCATAAAGCAAAAAAAAAATGAAAATAAAGAGTTTAATTTTTTTAGGAATATTACAATCCTGTCTTTTTTTAAACGCGCAGGTAAAAGCTTTAGATCCTGTAGAATATGTAAACCCGTTAATGGGAACACAATCATTACATAATCTTTCCAACGGAAATACGTATCCCGCCATCTGCAGACCGTGGGGAATGAATTTCTGGACCCCTCAAACGGGCAAAATGGGCGATGGATGGGCTTATACGTATACGGCAGAAAAAATTAGAGGATTTAAACAAACGCATCAGCCTTCACCTTGGATGAACGATTACGGTCAGTTTTCTATTATGCCAGTAACTGGTAAATTGGCTTTCGCCGAAGATGAAAGAGCAAGCTGGTTTAGCCATAAAGCGGAGGTTTCAAAACCGTATTATTACAGCGTTTATTTGGCCGATCATGACGTTACGACCGAAATTACAACAACTGAAAGAGCAGCGCATTTTCAGATTACATTTCCCGAAAATGAAAAATCTTCTATTGTAATTGATGCTTTTGATAAGGGTTCTTATATCAAAATAATTCCATCAGAGAATAAAATAATAGGTTATACAACACGAAACAGCGGTGGAGTTCCACAAAATTTCAAGAACTATTTTGTATTAGAATTTGATAAAAAGTTTGAAAGCAATTCGACTTGGTTGGATAAAGATTTAACCACTGATAAATTAGAAGCTCAAGGAAATCATGTAGGAGCAGTTATCGGTTTTCAAACTAAAAAAGGAGAAAAAGTAAATGTTAGGGTGGCATCCTCTTTTATAAGTCAAGAGCAAGCTGAATTGAACTTGAAGAACGAATTAGGCACATCGACTTTTGAAGAAACAGTTTCACAATCTAAAGCAGAATGGAATAAAGTTCTAGGGAAAATTGCGGTAGAAGACACCAATACAGATCAGTTAAAAACTTTTTATTCTTGTTTATACCGTACAGTTTGTTTTCCTCAAAAGCAATATGAAATTGATAAAGACGGAAAAATTGTGCACTACAGTCCATACAACGGAAAATTGCTGCAAGGCTATATGTATGCGGGAACGGGATTTTGGGACACTTTCCGTGCTTTATATCCTCTGTTAAATCTCGTTTATCCTTCTATAAACAAAGAAATGCAGGAAGGATTAATAAACGATTATAAAGAAGGTGGATTTCTGCCAGAATGGTCAAGTCCAGGTTTTAGAAATGTAATGGT
The Flavobacterium humidisoli DNA segment above includes these coding regions:
- a CDS encoding LacI family DNA-binding transcriptional regulator, with amino-acid sequence MKKITIRDIAKQAEVSISTVSFVINGKGEKMAISPSVIKKVQDVAQKLQYKPSMIASSLRTGKTRSIGLIVEDISNQFFADLARVIEDEAKNINYRVFYCSTGDDNNRSEELVQSLLQANVEGFIITPTRNLEKTIGQLLKLQKPVVLIDRYFANQKVSHVVMDNYEGSYSATKFLIDKGRKNIAVVNNESGMIQMKLREKGYVEALKEEGIYNENYTLHLDYHATEQSRVEAIINFFEKNKDIDAVLFLANYLGLAGLQAFRYLKYKIPEDISVISFDDHDSFKLHTPTISVIAQPIEDIAVKSIQLLMSQMTNFEDYKIEKILKKGSLIIRESV
- a CDS encoding SusC/RagA family TonB-linked outer membrane protein, with amino-acid sequence MRRILAVLGVILLSSLSAAAQNRLITGIVTDAENKGVVAASIEVQGKPFSAVTDAEGRFKMNVPEGKVILNVSSIGFQSKQVVLQEKETRVAVTLAENTQELKDVVVTSFGVKKQKKSLGYAVGELKGDDLTKNKEINLGNALQGKIAGVNVSAPVTGPSGSSRVVIRGATSASGLNQPLYVVDGIPIDNTQQGNAGMWGGADKGDGMSSFNPDDIASLSVLKGSAASALYGYRGSNGVILITTKKGKNGTGIGVDFSTNSSFNTPASLLKWQDQYGAGAPNASGVPTRFTNLQELRDSYYFAWGDKYDGTPSLSLDGKTRPYQAYGKDNVENFYRTGYSFSNTLAISGGNESTNFRLSFGNTKDESILPETTFGRNNVALSLNSAPNKRISIESNAQYISEKSHNRPYLNDSPRNPSFPTTFMTPGTDIRWLSNPYDANGGEEDFLGANVYHTNPYFATKSPLNDDLRKRFIGSAKVNYNITDKIYAKAVIGIDDINYEYTEIEPTGINYSPGGSIENRIETRSEVNASGFLGYKGDIAKDLSLDAFIGANRQHNRYSGIKMKGNNFIVPFKYFYGNTQPDKTEKLFSESEVNSLFYSADLGYKDYLFLSLTGREDWFSTLDPSNNSTFYPSVSSSFIYSEVIGLPEWISYGKIRAGWGNVGGALPEAYALALTYTTPDGQTDSLGQPILGVNGETIPNRTLKPYNVSTIEFGFENTFFNNRVSTDLTFYSKKTTNDITDADVSQASGYRTTKINVGEILNKGVEFAINVKAVKTENFSWNVGYNFAYNDSEVLNLSDKITTKTLEGNRDGRANVVLEKGQPFGVIKAYDYLRDTNGNIVLDTNGKFLRGNLIIAGQGVAPTSMGLSNDFSYKNFTLSVFVDAKFGGEIYSATNQLGTRYGLSEITLPGRETGVAVSGTDVNGNPVNTTVSAYDYWRSYSDVTSNFVYDADFVKLRAISFAYNFPKEYLKRTPFQSVSLAFSAHNLWTIYDKVPNIDPESNYSNSNAQGMERASMPLTRNYGFALNVKF
- a CDS encoding SusD/RagB family nutrient-binding outer membrane lipoprotein, with product MKNRYIKIFCIAIVGVLTLASCDKGFEEMNKNPNALTDPAVKSMFTLAEIYVDGQDFSNTRGNNLYAAQIVQQFSSLGGPGSKYTYSSEYSAALFGETYGKGLNQIFQLLSVVENTPENSNMIQACRIMKVFLFQKLTDTYGEVPYFEAGKGYNGNVFSPKYDTQEAIYNDLLKELDEAGTALDAGKPFVGNADLYYQSDVARWKKLANSLMLRVAMRLSKVNPAKAKEFVEKAYAKGVFTSNDDSLVLKHDAGPAGVKTNPITSSWVRNDLNGGESNIKFSKTFIDLLKNTNDPRLRIYAKLEATGDNNPASQQGLANDAKEFPGGDKKLFSDPNTSTVLRLDAPTLIMSYAEVQFLLAEAAVKGWNVGGSAQTYYENGVRAAMNILIIFGDKVPAVSPAEYNTYITTYPFKASGTEAEKIEQIITQKWIVLLFNGFEAFSEYRRTGYPVLVPVNDPTGDTKGTIPRRLIYDQSELITNEANYKEAIQRQGLDLMTTRIWWDK
- a CDS encoding beta-mannosidase; this translates as MNYQKKLHCVMCLFWIGFTSIAFAQQIDLKNNWKYREEKTQKWYSATVPGEIHTDLLNSKLIPDPFYRDNEEKLQWIERKNWEYKTTFQVTANMLKKKNTDLVFDGLDTYASVYVNNQLVLKADNMFRQWRVEVKKVLKSGNNDLRIVFQSAQNVVDSLAKKDYPFVIPDNPRAYVRKAQYHFGWDWGPKFTTCGIWKMPRLESYDEKNPEKPYVLNRKIELIQEPDSLGRSFYFKIDGKPVYMKGANYIPSDAFLSRVNKKEYEKIVLSAKEANMNMLRVWGGGIYEDDYFYDLCDKYGINVWQDFMFAGTMVPGDDAFFDNVKKEVQYQVKRLRHHPSIVLWCGNNESDEAFKNWGWMKSFKISKQDSIRLWKDYTRLFHDSIPKWVKEVDGKRPYLSSSPLHHWSKAKSVTEGDSHYWGIWWGLEDIEAVQKKTGRFVSEYGMLSLPNYASIESFTSPEDRHLYSDILKVHLKAGKGFEKLDSYLGKYFIDASKIKKMNLEDYAYLSQCLHYYSIKNIVGIHRSKAPYNMGTLVWQLNDCWPVASWSITDYNNRQPKAAWYAIKEAYRDDIKPETDFTHPKDLQLEDPKISWEIKGNNIIIKAQKMAKYVCISMKGYNGKWSDNYFDLKAREEKIISFEGKIAKPEIKIYSLFEVLERYK
- a CDS encoding GH92 family glycosyl hydrolase, encoding MKILLSGFLALNLFFANPAISQQKKGKQTDINYTQYVDPLIGSAGHGHVFVGANVPFGAVQLGPVNIFEGWDWCSGYNYASNTILGFTHTHLSGTGIGDLNDILVLPISGKVGLTKGTKEDMVNGYGSYFSHKNEVTKPGYYSVLLDKYKVKAELTASERVGFHKYTFENTHDSHILIDLADGIGWDRPEKTFIKKISETKIEGYRYSTGWASDQRIYFAMEFSEPITNMMVYDSTAVMKGTDGEGLKIKAVLDFKTLKNKQILVKVGISPVSAENASANIKAEIPDWDFEAVVKLADSKWNKELNKVQIKADEKTMKVFYTSLYHTMFAPSIFNDANGDYRGTDKKVYEKANFTNYTTFSLWDTYRGLHPLYTITQPEKINDIVKSFLAIYQQQGRLPVWHLMGNETNTMNGNHSIAVIVDAYLKGYRDYDVNLAYDAIKKTAMQTRDGMDYVQRLEYIPADKMLESVGNALEYAIDDYCIALMAKALNKADDYNYFTKRANLYKLYFDKETTFMRGKLTNGNWRTPFNPLSSAHRKDDYVEGNAWQYTWLVPQDPYGLIDLFGSEDKFIAKLDSLFLITDKVEGEDVSPDISGLIGQYAHGNEPNHHIPYLYAYAGQPWKTAKLIREIDDKFYSTKPDGLCGNEDLGQMSAWYILSSMGFYSVNPANGIYVLGSPLVNSAEIHHKKGISFTINAVNNSASNIYIQKAEYNGKPYTKSYITQEMIVKGGELKLYMGSKPSSTFGIKKEDRPQ